In Candidatus Hydrogenedens sp., a genomic segment contains:
- the mdh gene encoding malate dehydrogenase: protein MTKGKFSRPKIVSVGAGNVGATFAQYCVEMELGDVLLLDIVEGLPQGKALDLIQAGVVRGYSVSIQGSNDFSDMKDADIIVISAGFPRKPGMSRLDLLEKNGKIIANICDYIKRFAPDAIVIVITNPLDIMVQLAFHLLNHPPSKIMGMAGCLDSARMCSFIAEELGVSQKQVNAMVLGSHGDLMVPIPDYTTVAGIPVKELIPTERLEQIIDRTRKGGAEIVSLLKTGSAYYAPSASSARMVKAILHDEKALLPCAVYAQGEYGISGVFVGLPCILGAKGVEKIIELPLSNENKSALMKSVEEVKQGIQSLKELGFAIS from the coding sequence ATGACAAAAGGTAAATTTAGCCGACCTAAAATTGTATCTGTTGGAGCAGGAAATGTTGGAGCCACTTTTGCACAGTATTGCGTCGAAATGGAGTTAGGCGATGTGTTGCTCCTGGATATTGTGGAAGGCTTACCGCAGGGGAAGGCATTAGATTTGATACAGGCAGGTGTGGTTCGTGGGTATAGTGTTTCCATACAAGGCAGTAATGATTTTTCGGATATGAAGGATGCAGACATCATCGTTATTTCTGCAGGCTTTCCAAGAAAACCAGGGATGAGTCGTCTCGATTTGTTGGAAAAGAATGGGAAAATTATTGCTAATATTTGTGATTACATAAAGCGATTTGCACCAGATGCCATTGTAATCGTTATAACGAATCCTTTGGACATCATGGTGCAGTTGGCTTTCCATTTATTGAACCATCCCCCATCAAAAATAATGGGAATGGCAGGCTGTTTAGACAGTGCAAGGATGTGTTCATTTATTGCGGAGGAACTCGGTGTAAGCCAGAAGCAAGTAAATGCAATGGTGTTAGGCTCCCACGGTGATTTGATGGTTCCAATACCGGACTATACCACCGTTGCCGGAATTCCTGTAAAAGAACTTATTCCTACAGAACGATTGGAACAGATTATTGATAGGACAAGAAAAGGCGGTGCAGAAATTGTATCCCTCTTAAAAACAGGCAGTGCTTATTATGCACCATCTGCAAGTTCTGCAAGAATGGTCAAGGCTATTTTGCATGACGAAAAAGCGTTGTTACCCTGTGCCGTATATGCACAAGGGGAATATGGAATTTCTGGTGTATTTGTAGGGTTGCCCTGTATATTAGGGGCGAAAGGGGTAGAAAAAATCATCGAGTTGCCCCTTTCCAATGAAAATAAATCCGCACTAATGAAATCTGTGGAAGAAGTAAAGCAAGGAATACAATCATTAAAAGAATTAGGATTCGCAATCAGTTAA
- a CDS encoding SIS domain-containing protein — MNLSPIEKEIFDDLLSRRPDLASCSENILKAHQLLVECFKHHGTLFTCGNGGSYADALHIAGELVKSFERKRPLDTTLKECIVNEYMGAELSEYLEAGLRAIPLGMNSSLKTAIENDCPMRDIAFAQELNVLMNAGDILLTISTSGNAKNCLYAVSVARAKKGTVIAMTGPSGGLLSKYAHVCIKVPGATTKVIQEAHQPIWHTLCAMVEAHFFPEKR, encoded by the coding sequence ATGAATTTATCTCCTATCGAAAAAGAAATTTTTGATGATTTATTATCTCGTCGACCTGACTTAGCCTCATGCTCTGAGAATATATTAAAAGCACATCAATTACTTGTCGAATGTTTTAAGCATCATGGGACTCTTTTCACCTGTGGCAATGGAGGTTCATACGCAGATGCCTTACACATTGCTGGTGAATTGGTTAAAAGTTTCGAGCGGAAACGACCATTAGATACTACCCTCAAAGAGTGTATAGTAAATGAATATATGGGAGCAGAATTAAGTGAATATCTGGAAGCGGGGCTACGTGCTATCCCTTTGGGAATGAACAGTTCATTGAAAACAGCCATCGAAAATGACTGTCCTATGAGAGATATTGCCTTTGCTCAGGAATTAAATGTTTTAATGAATGCAGGGGATATTTTATTAACAATCTCAACCTCTGGCAATGCAAAAAACTGCCTTTATGCTGTGAGTGTTGCTCGAGCAAAAAAAGGGACAGTTATTGCTATGACAGGTCCTTCAGGCGGGCTCCTATCAAAGTATGCTCATGTTTGCATTAAAGTCCCTGGAGCAACCACAAAAGTCATTCAAGAGGCACATCAACCTATATGGCATACTCTTTGTGCAATGGTTGAGGCACATTTCTTCCCAGAAAAAAGATGA
- a CDS encoding DUF2703 domain-containing protein: MEDKILKIEWERLVSEGETCPRCGDTENELEKAVAQLQSMLKSKGIVVILEKREITPEQFQNNPLQSNRIIINGRLLEEYINAKTGKSPCCSVCGPNDCRTVKVDNTIYEAIPSTIIIEAVMKALYYI; this comes from the coding sequence GTGGAAGATAAAATATTGAAAATTGAGTGGGAACGGCTTGTTTCAGAAGGGGAGACTTGTCCGAGATGTGGGGATACGGAGAATGAGTTGGAAAAGGCAGTGGCTCAGTTGCAGTCTATGCTAAAGTCGAAAGGGATTGTTGTCATTCTTGAAAAACGGGAAATTACACCAGAACAGTTTCAGAACAATCCGCTTCAATCAAACAGGATTATTATCAATGGCCGATTATTAGAAGAGTATATTAATGCGAAGACGGGAAAGAGCCCGTGTTGTAGTGTTTGTGGTCCCAATGATTGTAGAACGGTGAAGGTTGATAATACAATTTATGAAGCTATCCCATCCACGATAATTATTGAGGCAGTTATGAAAGCACTGTATTATATATGA